The following coding sequences are from one Salinicoccus sp. Bachu38 window:
- a CDS encoding cytochrome P450, which produces MSTIKKHKGLDNTLKVMKEGYLYTTNQRRRLGSENIFETRVLGGKRAVIISGKKAAELFYDNDKTERSGTLPKRLVNTLFGKGAIHTTTGKKHVDRKALFMSLMTEGNLKHLRELTRNHWYMNTHRMEQMDQINIYRESIILLTKVGTKWAGVQAPEEKIEEIATDMDIMIDSFKGLGTAYKGYKASVAARRRVEDWLEDQIIQTRKGKIFPPEGTALYEFAHWEDYKGNPMDSRLCAIDLMNTFRPLIAINRFVSFGLLAMHEHPISKEKIKNEPDYAYMFSQEVRRFYPFVPFLPGKAKTDIQFEGHEIEKDTMLVLDIYGTMHRDDVFENADEFYPERFRDWDGSPFDLIPQGGGDYYTNHRCAGEWMTIIIMEETMKYFADRITYDVPEQDLTVDLNSIPGYIKSGFVIENVQENVDRG; this is translated from the coding sequence ATGAGCACAATCAAGAAGCACAAGGGTCTCGATAACACTCTGAAGGTCATGAAAGAGGGCTATCTCTATACAACGAACCAAAGAAGGCGCCTTGGATCAGAAAACATCTTTGAAACAAGGGTGCTTGGCGGAAAACGCGCTGTCATCATCAGCGGCAAAAAAGCTGCCGAATTATTTTATGACAATGACAAGACGGAACGTTCGGGGACGCTACCAAAACGTCTGGTGAACACACTGTTTGGGAAAGGCGCCATCCATACGACGACAGGGAAGAAGCACGTCGACAGAAAAGCGCTCTTCATGTCCCTGATGACGGAAGGCAACCTGAAGCATCTCAGGGAACTGACGCGCAATCACTGGTATATGAATACCCACAGGATGGAACAGATGGACCAGATCAACATCTACAGGGAATCCATCATCCTATTGACCAAAGTCGGCACTAAATGGGCAGGTGTGCAGGCACCGGAAGAGAAAATCGAAGAAATCGCCACTGATATGGACATCATGATCGACTCCTTCAAAGGACTGGGTACTGCCTACAAAGGCTATAAAGCTTCTGTAGCTGCACGCCGCCGTGTTGAGGACTGGCTCGAAGACCAGATCATCCAGACGCGGAAAGGGAAAATATTCCCTCCGGAAGGGACTGCACTCTACGAGTTTGCCCATTGGGAAGACTACAAAGGCAATCCGATGGATTCCAGACTCTGTGCAATCGACCTCATGAATACATTCCGTCCACTGATCGCAATCAACCGTTTCGTGTCATTCGGTCTGCTTGCCATGCATGAACATCCAATTTCAAAAGAGAAAATCAAAAATGAACCGGACTATGCCTACATGTTCTCCCAGGAAGTCAGACGCTTCTATCCATTCGTCCCGTTCCTCCCTGGAAAGGCCAAAACGGATATCCAGTTTGAGGGCCATGAAATCGAGAAGGACACGATGCTGGTTCTGGACATCTACGGTACAATGCACCGGGATGACGTTTTTGAAAATGCAGATGAGTTCTATCCGGAACGCTTCCGCGACTGGGATGGCAGTCCATTCGACCTCATTCCACAAGGTGGCGGGGACTATTATACGAACCACCGCTGTGCAGGCGAGTGGATGACCATCATCATCATGGAAGAGACGATGAAATACTTCGCCGACAGAATCACCTATGATGTGCCTGAACAGGATCTTACAGTGGATCTCAACAGCATCCCGGGATATATCAAGAGCGGATTCGTCATCGAGAATGTCCAGGAGAACGTCGACCGCGGATAG
- a CDS encoding sirohydrochlorin chelatase, producing the protein MAHDVIVMHGSRQEERNAVLAGRLEALLGARRNYSVAFIESGERSICRVVGRLAREGERDFNIIPVLFFSASHYSRDIPEALQHLEAEYGNMRWTVAPPMGTHHLMVRFVERRVAETGVEGGTVIVMAHGNARYPQADRELERLVSQLDIGIPIHPATLYGELAAEGLPERLDKEKDFIIVPIALEDGFLTGKMKDAILAVLPEGSTTFAPSVNFDPVLEDIILEHMKSGKG; encoded by the coding sequence ATGGCACACGATGTCATCGTCATGCATGGTTCAAGGCAAGAGGAGCGCAACGCGGTGCTGGCCGGCCGTCTTGAGGCACTGCTCGGCGCACGCAGGAATTACAGTGTAGCATTCATAGAAAGCGGTGAACGCAGCATCTGCCGGGTGGTCGGCAGGCTGGCAAGGGAAGGGGAGCGCGACTTCAACATCATACCGGTCCTCTTTTTCTCGGCCTCGCACTATTCCCGTGACATACCGGAGGCACTCCAGCATCTGGAAGCGGAATATGGGAATATGCGCTGGACTGTCGCCCCTCCCATGGGCACCCATCATCTGATGGTGCGGTTTGTGGAAAGGCGGGTGGCGGAGACTGGGGTGGAAGGTGGCACAGTCATCGTGATGGCGCATGGTAACGCCCGCTATCCGCAGGCGGACCGTGAGTTGGAGCGGCTTGTGTCACAGCTTGATATCGGCATTCCGATTCATCCGGCAACCCTCTATGGCGAGCTGGCCGCAGAAGGCCTGCCGGAGCGGCTGGACAAGGAGAAGGATTTCATCATTGTTCCAATCGCCCTGGAAGATGGTTTTTTGACCGGAAAGATGAAGGACGCGATTCTGGCGGTTCTGCCGGAGGGTTCCACAACTTTCGCACCATCCGTCAATTTCGATCCCGTACTGGAGGATATCATCCTGGAGCATATGAAGTCCGGGAAGGGATAG
- a CDS encoding rhodanese-like domain-containing protein, whose product MAESIQASEVQNVTQDDGNVLIDVRERDELEETGFVPGAQHYPMSAIDSALPNLDKDKKYYVMCRSGKRSAQVQNYLLDNGYDAVNVEGGILDYDGPVNHL is encoded by the coding sequence ATGGCAGAATCAATTCAGGCAAGCGAAGTACAGAACGTCACGCAGGATGACGGCAATGTACTGATCGATGTAAGGGAGCGCGATGAACTGGAAGAGACGGGATTCGTACCCGGCGCCCAGCACTATCCGATGTCCGCCATCGACAGTGCCTTGCCGAACCTTGACAAGGACAAGAAGTACTATGTCATGTGCCGCTCCGGCAAGAGGAGCGCACAGGTGCAGAACTATCTTCTCGACAACGGCTATGATGCTGTGAATGTCGAAGGCGGCATACTGGACTACGACGGACCGGTCAACCACCTGTAG
- the rsgA gene encoding ribosome small subunit-dependent GTPase A: MLKGRITKALSGFYYVESEGALYETRARGLFRKTKESPLVGDIVTFQVENEDEGYIGEIHERKNALMRPPVANIDQVLITMSMKSPEFSYYLLDRFLAYAEAHDIEPVIVITKTDLLEDEAFLKEIEAVYRPIYDIHFTDRYHINEDLQGIFKDKISVLAGQSGVGKSTLLNTLVPELELNTAEISNALNRGKHTTRHVELVEIAGGLIADTPGFSTIEFSELDKYNLKFCFPDFNHFSEACKFRECQHINEPKCGVKQAVADGRLAASRHESYLSIYQEIENRKARY; the protein is encoded by the coding sequence ATGCTAAAAGGTAGGATTACAAAAGCGCTCAGCGGTTTCTATTATGTGGAATCGGAGGGGGCGCTCTATGAAACAAGAGCCCGCGGGCTGTTCAGGAAAACGAAGGAATCACCGTTGGTGGGGGACATCGTCACTTTCCAGGTTGAAAATGAAGATGAGGGATATATCGGGGAGATACATGAGCGTAAAAATGCACTCATGCGGCCGCCGGTCGCCAATATCGATCAGGTGCTGATCACGATGAGCATGAAATCTCCCGAGTTCAGCTACTATCTTCTCGACCGTTTCCTTGCCTATGCCGAAGCACATGACATCGAACCGGTCATCGTCATCACGAAGACGGATCTTCTGGAAGATGAAGCATTTCTGAAAGAGATTGAAGCAGTCTACCGGCCCATATATGACATCCATTTTACGGACCGGTACCACATCAATGAAGACCTGCAGGGAATATTCAAGGACAAGATCAGTGTCCTGGCAGGGCAGTCCGGCGTTGGCAAGTCCACGCTGCTGAATACGCTCGTACCGGAACTTGAACTGAATACTGCCGAAATATCCAATGCACTGAACCGGGGCAAGCATACGACGCGGCATGTCGAGCTTGTGGAGATTGCAGGCGGTCTGATTGCAGACACCCCCGGTTTCAGCACGATAGAATTCAGTGAACTCGACAAATATAACCTGAAGTTCTGCTTCCCGGACTTCAACCATTTCAGTGAAGCGTGCAAATTCAGGGAGTGCCAGCACATCAACGAGCCGAAATGCGGCGTGAAGCAGGCGGTGGCCGATGGCAGGCTTGCGGCCAGCCGTCATGAGAGCTACCTGTCCATCTATCAGGAAATCGAAAACAGAAAGGCGAGGTATTGA
- the rpe gene encoding ribulose-phosphate 3-epimerase has protein sequence MTKVLPSLLASDFTRLGHDIEKMEAAGADIFHLDIMDGQFVPNISYGMPVVEAISRTASIPLDVHLMTLDPEQFIDALAALGIDMVSFHIEATNHPHRLMQRIQQSGMKAGIALNPHTPVAHIQHLLAEIDFILIMTVNPGFGGQKFIDTCVDKVRTLDALRAEKGYGYEIEVDGGINQETAEICREAGADLFVSGSHLFKSEDWQEAVREMKQ, from the coding sequence ATGACAAAAGTACTTCCATCACTACTGGCGAGTGATTTTACAAGACTCGGACACGACATCGAAAAAATGGAGGCGGCAGGCGCGGACATCTTCCATCTGGATATCATGGACGGACAGTTCGTACCGAACATCTCCTATGGCATGCCGGTCGTCGAAGCCATCAGCCGAACTGCCTCCATCCCGCTCGATGTGCACCTGATGACGCTCGATCCGGAGCAGTTCATCGATGCCCTCGCTGCACTCGGCATCGACATGGTGTCCTTCCATATTGAAGCGACCAACCATCCCCACAGGCTGATGCAACGCATCCAGCAGAGCGGTATGAAGGCGGGGATTGCACTGAACCCGCATACCCCGGTCGCGCACATCCAGCATCTGCTGGCGGAAATCGACTTCATACTGATCATGACGGTCAATCCAGGATTCGGCGGACAGAAGTTCATCGACACCTGTGTGGACAAGGTCCGCACGCTGGACGCGCTGAGGGCCGAGAAAGGATATGGATATGAGATTGAAGTGGATGGCGGCATCAACCAGGAGACTGCAGAAATATGCAGGGAAGCAGGGGCGGACCTGTTCGTCAGCGGTTCCCATCTGTTCAAATCGGAGGATTGGCAGGAAGCGGTCAGGGAGATGAAGCAGTGA
- a CDS encoding thiamine diphosphokinase, producing MKHINVLIREDSPGIPNERRNERWAGVDRGVYLLLKEGIVPDFTYGDFDSVDEAEWAFIKRHMEVAPVPSRKDDTDLEMCLKDLVGRGYQSIDVYGAIGGRLDHTLGNIFLLMHGDFRDTDITLIDAQNIMRRLDAGTHHVEKVEPLKYVSFIPFVEGTSLTLEGFEYNLEKQLLNLGATLTISNEFLDTRATVHTDEPIIMIQSRDE from the coding sequence GTGAAGCACATCAATGTCCTGATCCGGGAGGACAGCCCCGGCATCCCAAATGAAAGAAGAAATGAAAGATGGGCAGGGGTGGACCGCGGTGTCTACCTCCTGCTCAAGGAAGGCATCGTCCCCGATTTTACATATGGGGACTTCGACTCCGTGGACGAAGCGGAGTGGGCGTTCATAAAGCGACATATGGAAGTGGCGCCCGTGCCTTCCAGGAAAGACGATACAGACCTTGAGATGTGCCTGAAGGATCTCGTAGGGCGGGGCTATCAGTCGATAGATGTGTATGGTGCGATCGGAGGCCGGCTGGACCACACCCTCGGCAACATATTCCTGCTGATGCATGGGGATTTCAGGGATACCGATATTACGCTGATCGACGCCCAGAACATCATGCGGCGGCTCGATGCCGGCACACACCATGTCGAAAAGGTCGAACCGCTCAAATATGTATCATTCATCCCCTTTGTCGAAGGCACTTCGCTGACACTTGAAGGGTTTGAATACAATCTTGAAAAACAGCTTCTGAATCTCGGTGCAACACTTACGATCAGCAATGAGTTTCTTGACACAAGGGCCACTGTGCATACAGATGAACCGATAATTATGATACAATCCAGAGATGAATAG